The DNA segment CGCGGCGTCAGCGAGCCGACAGTGCGGACGGAGAGGCTCGTTCCCGCTCGTCCGCACCACCGACGACCGCGCCGGCCGCACGCCGACGGCGCCCGACCGGTTGCCGTCGAATCGCGGCGACGCCGTGGCGAACGCCCACGGACGGGGCGGACGGGTGTACCACAGCAGTGACCGGTACACGTACCACCAGATCGGGAGCACGATGTCGCCCTCCACCTCGCCCCGCCGCGCACGCCACCTCGCCGCCGTCGTGCTGGCGGCCGCCTGTGCCGTCGCGCTCTGCGCATGCGACAAGAACATGGCCGACCACGCGAGGGGCCCGTCGCCCGCGGCCTCGTCCGACACCGGCTCCGGCTCGGCCTCCGGCGGGACGGGCGGCAACGGCCGGCCCACCGCGGCGCAGAGTGCCGCCTCAGCGGCCGGCTCGGCCGGCCGCTGCCGGGCCGCGTCGATGCGGATGAGCCTGGGCCGGCCCGACCAGGGGGCCGGCAACATCCGCTATGCGCTGGTCTTCACCAACAGCGGCAAGCAGTCCTGCACCCTGCGGGGCTACCCGGGCGTCTCGCTCCTGGCCAGGGACGGCCAGCCGGTCGGAAGGCCGGCGGGCCGTGAGGGCGGCGCGGGCAGGGCCGTCACCCTCGCGCCAGGTGCCAGTGCCCACGCGGTGCTGCACACCGTCAACGAGGGGATGAAGGGCTCCGGCTGCTGGAAGGGCGCGGACCTGGTGCAGGCATACCCGCCGGGCTCCAAGGAGTCGATGACCACGCGTGGCTCCGGCCTGCGGGTGTGCGGCAACGAGTTCACGGTCAGCACGCTGTCACCCGCCGCCGGGTAGCTGCCGGCCCCCTTCCCTCGACGGCCAACCCTCCTCGTATCTCACGAGGGTTGGCCGTCGTGGTCTTCCCGCCCGTGGTGTGGCGACGGGCCCGCTGGGCAGACGCGCCATGCGGCACGGAGTACGCCGACCCTTGTCCCGATCCCCCACGTCGATCCATAAGGGCACCATGACCACTTCCCGTAAGTTCCCCCCGATGCTGGCCGTAGCGGTGTTCCTCGCGCTGGCGCTCTCGGGCCTGCAGCCCCACGACCGGACCACCTGGGTCATGGAGACCTGCTGGGTGATGGTCGGCCTGCCGCTGCTGGTCGTGGTGTGGCGGCGGTTTCCGCTCAGCCCGCTCCTATGCTGCCTGCTCGCCGTACACGCGCTGGTCCTGATCGTCGGCGGCCACTACACCTACTCCGAGGTCCCCTTGGGCCACTGGCTGCAGGACGCCCTGGACCTCTCGCGCAACCCCTACGACCGGATCGGGCACCTGATGCAGGGCTTTGCGCCCGCCATCCTGGTCCGCGAACTCCTGGTCCGCACCTCCCCGCTGCGCGGCAGCGCCTGGCTGGCCCCGCTGACGGTGTGCGCCTGCCTGGCCTTCAGCGCGTTCTTCGAGATGATCGAGTGGTGGAGCGCACTGGCCGGCGGGTCGGCGGCCGACGCGTTCCTCGCCACCCAGGGGGATCCGTGGGACACCCAGTGGGACATGGCCTGCGCGCTCCTCGGGGCGATCGTCTCGCTGCTGCTCCTCAGCCGCGTCCACGACCGTCAGCTCGCGCGCTACGGCACCGTCGTGGAGGAGCAGCGGAGCACGGAACGGCAGGCCGTCTGACCGTGCTCCGGGCGGGCTTCGTCACCGTGGCGGCGACGCGGACGGCCGCCGCTCGCTGACGTGCCCTCAGGTCCGGGCGGAGAAGGGGCACTCCCAGTCCGCCGGCTTGCGCCGGCCCGAGTAGCGCCGGGCCTCGGAGAGCTGCTCGTACTCCACGAGGTTGGGGTTGATGTTGCCCTGCAGCTCGATGTCCTGCTTGCGGATCTTCTCCTGCAGGCGGTCCCACAGGCCCGCGGCCTTTATTCGGTCGAACTGGGCGTGGGAGTTGAAGGCGAGCATCGGGAAGGGCGGACGGCGGCCGATGCGGCTGTGTGTCTCGTGCAGTCCGATCACGAAGAAGGGGTGCCCGGCGACGCTGTACGCGAAGGCGCCGGACGCCGGATCGCGGTCGTAGCCCTCGGCCCAGGGGTGCGTGAGGCTGTCGTAGTCGTGCACGGCCTGCAGCTGCTGCCACAGCAGCGTCTCGAACTCGACCTCCGAGACGTTCAGCGGGCCCGAGAAGGTGGCCACGAAGCTGGTGAAGGGCTTGGCGGCCCAGTCCACCGCCTCCACGTACGTCTGAAGATCGGCCGCCATCAGCCGGGCCGCCTCGTCATCACCGAACCACGTGTAATGGCGATGGGTGATGCCACCCTGTCGCCATGCCGAACGGCCGGCCAAGCAGGGGAAGGCATCGCCGAGCAGGAAGCGACCGACGTCGGCGGCGGCGTCAACTTCGGTGGCGGCGGAGGCGTCAACCGTCATGTTCGTGACCTTCGGTGAGTGGGGCAATACCCCTGGTGGGGGCCCTGCAGTGGTGGGACCCTGGCAGTCAAGATCGGGCGGGGCCGGTTCGTCAAGACTCGGCCGTGTCACCCCCTTCCGACTGCCCTCACCGACGGCTCAAGCGCCGCTTTCGCTGCGTTATGTCCGAATCTGGCCGTGGCGTCGCCGCGGCGTCGGACAGCTCGCTCTCACTGCAGGGCTTCTTGTCGATCTTCATCGTCTC comes from the Streptomyces angustmyceticus genome and includes:
- the gntA gene encoding guanitoxin biosynthesis heme-dependent pre-guanitoxin N-hydroxylase GntA, translating into MTVDASAATEVDAAADVGRFLLGDAFPCLAGRSAWRQGGITHRHYTWFGDDEAARLMAADLQTYVEAVDWAAKPFTSFVATFSGPLNVSEVEFETLLWQQLQAVHDYDSLTHPWAEGYDRDPASGAFAYSVAGHPFFVIGLHETHSRIGRRPPFPMLAFNSHAQFDRIKAAGLWDRLQEKIRKQDIELQGNINPNLVEYEQLSEARRYSGRRKPADWECPFSART
- a CDS encoding DUF4232 domain-containing protein, with product MCTSSVGSVRSGQWISAVLATMTVADGSAASASRQCGRRGSFPLVRTTDDRAGRTPTAPDRLPSNRGDAVANAHGRGGRVYHSSDRYTYHQIGSTMSPSTSPRRARHLAAVVLAAACAVALCACDKNMADHARGPSPAASSDTGSGSASGGTGGNGRPTAAQSAASAAGSAGRCRAASMRMSLGRPDQGAGNIRYALVFTNSGKQSCTLRGYPGVSLLARDGQPVGRPAGREGGAGRAVTLAPGASAHAVLHTVNEGMKGSGCWKGADLVQAYPPGSKESMTTRGSGLRVCGNEFTVSTLSPAAG
- a CDS encoding DUF2238 domain-containing protein — protein: MTTSRKFPPMLAVAVFLALALSGLQPHDRTTWVMETCWVMVGLPLLVVVWRRFPLSPLLCCLLAVHALVLIVGGHYTYSEVPLGHWLQDALDLSRNPYDRIGHLMQGFAPAILVRELLVRTSPLRGSAWLAPLTVCACLAFSAFFEMIEWWSALAGGSAADAFLATQGDPWDTQWDMACALLGAIVSLLLLSRVHDRQLARYGTVVEEQRSTERQAV